CCACTGCGTTCAACACGAGTATTCGGTAATGAACCCTTCTGGTCAGCAACCTTCGATAAAGACCAGCTCAAATACACCAAGATGGGCGAACAGCCACAGCTCCTTGATATTGAATCGAGCCGCACCACACCAAGCAGTCGTGATTACCAATTAGAGGGTAAAACAGCACAAGGCAAACTCAACCTTACGAAGGAGAGCTGTAGCGACGGTATGAGTGATTCTATCTATGGATGGCATGCCAAGCTTAACCTCAATGACAGTAACTATAATGGCTGTGCAACGGTCTCTAACCAAGACTCAACACTGGACTGGAGTGGGCTCTACTTCGCGAGCTCAACGCAGAACACTGGATTCTCTATCAACCTTGAGCTCAACGATGACCACAGCGCCATTACAACATACTCGTACAGCAATGGAGACCCTTCTATTGTTGAGCAGGGCTTCTGGCAGCAACTGAACCAGAATCAGGTACAAGTGGTTATGACTCGCCACCAGCAACAGTATTTAATCTCCGAGCGCATCTTCACGCTCGATAACGGCAAGCTGGTCGCTGAAAAAGAGAAAGTGGGCAACGTTGTCTACCCGATTGCCAATGGCGGTCTGGTGTTATTTGAAGCCAAGAGTGAACAGTCGCAGGTGAATACGACCACGGCCGTAGATCTAACCGCAAAGCAGGTTAACTCCAGTGATCAACTTGATCATAAAGTCGACCAAGCGATCCGTGAGTATTTTAAGATCAACAATACCGATCCAGACAACACTCAGTACCGCTGGCTAACCTACGATCTAAACGGTGATGGTAAGGAAGAGTTGTTTGCCCAACTCGATTGGTGTGGCTCTGGTGGCTGTACACTGCTGATTTTCGAAAACCATCAAGATAACTGGCGCTTCAATAGCCGAGTGACACTGGTTAAGGGCGACATACGCTTAGGTAAATCGCAAAACCACGGCTGGCAGGATTTGATCTTCAATGTCAGTGGCGGCGGTGCAACACCTGCGAAACACACACTGTCCTACTCTGGTGTCAGCTACCCGCTAAACCCAAGTGTCGCACCCGTTACAGATGATGCTGATATCAGTGATGTGGTTTTGTTTGCTGATGGCATCTCACCCGTACAAAGTGGAGTGAAGCTGTAAACATGAGTAACCAACAAGCTTGCCCTGGTTGTGGCTTCACTCACCAATGCGTTTGTCATCTAATACCGACGGTTGAAAGCCAAACTGATCTTGTACTATTGACTCATGAGAATGAGCTGTCGCGAGACACCAACACCGGAAAGCTGCTTCAGCAATCTCTTGAGCAGTGTCAGTCCTTGGTATGGCAAAGGAAAACACCACCAGCGGAGCTAATGGCACTGCTTGAAGATGAAACACGACAACCGTTTCTGTTATTCCCAAGTGATCAAAGCATCGAGTGTCAGCAAGCTGTGATGACCCAAGCCCAGAATCGTAAACCGCTATTCATCATCTTGGATGGCACATGGCAAGAAGCGAAGAAGATGCTTAACAAGAGCTCGTGGTTACAAGCAGTCCCACAAGTTCATCTCGACATCACCAGCGAATCCTCTTACACCTTGCGCCGCAATCAAGACATTGGCCATTTGTGTACTTGCGAAGTGGGCATTGAATTGCTCAAATCTTTAGGTGAAAGCGAACCAGCCAAGCTCATTGATAACTACTACCAACAGTATCTAAAAGTATTCCACGCCGACAAATGTGGTCATGCTCTCAAATAGAACAAGCACGAGCGCGGGAAGACAACAGACACATTTCAGGACGGGACAAATACTGAAAACAAAAGGGTGAGCCATGAGCTCACCCTTTTTACATCGTACTTTAATCTATTGAACCATTTAGTGTTTCACGTGAAACGCACACTCTAGCTGTTCGTTGAAAAGAGATTTTACTCTCCCTATCAGAATAAGCGCTGAGGTTGACCAAAGTAGTAACCCTGCAGGTAATCGACACCCATATCCTCTGCGATTCGACACACCTGTTCATTATGTACGAACTCCGCAACTGTTTTAGCGTTCAGTATCTGGCACAAACTCACCAGTTGCTGAGCGATCTTGCGCTGTTTCTTATCTTTATCGATATTGCGAATCAAGCTGCCATCGAGCTTTATCACCTGTGGTTCCAATTTCAATATCTCATCAATGTTCGAGTAGCCCGAACCAAAGTCATCAACAATAATATTCACACCGAGGTCACGGAAGTGATTACACACCTCGATCAAGCGACCGTAATCCTGAATTTGTTCGGTTTCCAACACCTCTAAACCAATACGCTGTGGATGACTGATTTTTTTGATGGCTTGCTCAAGATGAAGAATGGTTTTCTCATTGCTAAAATCTTGAGGCGCTAAGTTAATTGAGAATGAATCGGTTCGCTGACTCATAAAATCGAAGGTACGCGTTATCATCTGTCGACTCAGACGCGTATAGAGATGCGTTCCTTCTATGATTGGCAAGAACTTACCCGGCGCAA
Above is a window of Vibrio atlanticus DNA encoding:
- a CDS encoding COG3650 family protein, with translation MKVMKNPVTWLVAFTLQGCVTAPDAPQKPELPPATLDKPLSIQPQTFIMRGQVVVGHESRTFTPCGSQQQYWLDLSPELALEAQGLSTRPYQALYGELIGHLTVPSQTGYNADFTARFVVDQVNILTAENPNRCDQPLRSTRVFGNEPFWSATFDKDQLKYTKMGEQPQLLDIESSRTTPSSRDYQLEGKTAQGKLNLTKESCSDGMSDSIYGWHAKLNLNDSNYNGCATVSNQDSTLDWSGLYFASSTQNTGFSINLELNDDHSAITTYSYSNGDPSIVEQGFWQQLNQNQVQVVMTRHQQQYLISERIFTLDNGKLVAEKEKVGNVVYPIANGGLVLFEAKSEQSQVNTTTAVDLTAKQVNSSDQLDHKVDQAIREYFKINNTDPDNTQYRWLTYDLNGDGKEELFAQLDWCGSGGCTLLIFENHQDNWRFNSRVTLVKGDIRLGKSQNHGWQDLIFNVSGGGATPAKHTLSYSGVSYPLNPSVAPVTDDADISDVVLFADGISPVQSGVKL
- a CDS encoding tRNA-uridine aminocarboxypropyltransferase, encoding MSNQQACPGCGFTHQCVCHLIPTVESQTDLVLLTHENELSRDTNTGKLLQQSLEQCQSLVWQRKTPPAELMALLEDETRQPFLLFPSDQSIECQQAVMTQAQNRKPLFIILDGTWQEAKKMLNKSSWLQAVPQVHLDITSESSYTLRRNQDIGHLCTCEVGIELLKSLGESEPAKLIDNYYQQYLKVFHADKCGHALK